The DNA sequence TAAGAAAATTAGTTTCTCCATGTTCTTTCAAATGTTCAAGGTGTGCCTTTATCGTATTCCCGCCAAATTTAACAATATTAGCCATTACAGTTTTTTCATCATAAGGTTCAGCTTCACGCTTTTCAATTTCAATTGCCCCGGTTGGACAATGTCCGATGCAAGCCCCAAGGCCGTCGCAAAATAAATCACTAATCAATCTAGCCTTACCATCAATTATTTGAATTGCTCCTTCCGGACAGTTCGGAATACACAAACCGCAGCCATTACAAAGTTCTTCATCAATTTTGATAATTTCTCTAAGCACCATTTTTATTTAATTCCTCTGCAAGTTTTAAATATTTTTCACTTGCACCCTTATACTTATGCTCCGCCACATCTTGTGCTTGTTTCAGCATCATTTTTTGCGCTTTTTCAGTCAACACATCGTCTGCCATCGGATACAAAATATTATCTTCCTTGAATATATGTTCTTCAAGCAATGTGCTATATCCGTCGGCACCTTCCATGATCAAATCCGGATTATTTGATTTTAAACCTTCAACCATCATCTTAACATAATCTCTTCCTTGTTCATGCTCATATAACATCTGATCCATTGGGTTGCAATGCATTTGCACATCATCTTTTTTCAGTTCAATAAACAGAATCTCTTCTTCTTTGGCATGGTGGTACTTATCAGCATAATTTTTTATAAAGTCAATTGCTTTTTCAAAGAATTTAGGATTAACCTTTTCTCCGCTTTTAATTTTTTTTGATTCTTTTTTTAAAGCAATCACAACTTTTAAAATGTGTTTGTGTTCTTCAATCAATATTTTAGTTATTGTCTCCATAATAATCCTCCATCTTTTAGATACCTGGTATAAAAACGATACTTATATAAATAGCGGAGAGTTTCATAAAGGATATCATATATCATAAACTGCAACAGCAGTATTAAGAGAAAAAACAATGTATTCAAAATGTACGGTTTTCAAAACCACTAACTTTATAGGTAAACGATGGACTTTAGTAATTTTAAACGAGCTTAATAAAAATCCGGGAGTTAAAAGATATTCTGAATTAAAAAATTCAATAATAGAGATTACACCTAAATTATTATCATTGAGGTTAAAGGAGCTTGAGAAAGAGGGTTTAATCAGCAAACAAATCGATGCTTCTAATTTTCCTATAAAGTGCGAATATAAATTAACTGATAGTGGTAAAGACTTTATTAGAATTATACAAGATATGAAAGAGTGGGCGCTTAAATGGGGTTTAAGGAATAAAGTGTGTGAAAATACTGATTGTCAGAAGTGTACATTATAATCTTATTCTTCTTCTTTAAATTTATATTTAATTTTAAGATAAATTATCATAAAGAGAGTATTAAGTAAAACCGTAAATAAATAAAGGAATAATAAACCGAATTCTCCAATGTTAATTATAGCTATCCTAAAAGAAATTAAGTAACTTGAGACAATCAGAACTAAATAAAAAGGATTATATGAAAAAGCGAGAAAAATAGAGAGTATTAATATCAGTGATTGGTTATAGAGAGGAGTTTGAGCAATAAGATAGTTTAATATTAA is a window from the Candidatus Woesearchaeota archaeon genome containing:
- a CDS encoding hemerythrin domain-containing protein; amino-acid sequence: METITKILIEEHKHILKVVIALKKESKKIKSGEKVNPKFFEKAIDFIKNYADKYHHAKEEEILFIELKKDDVQMHCNPMDQMLYEHEQGRDYVKMMVEGLKSNNPDLIMEGADGYSTLLEEHIFKEDNILYPMADDVLTEKAQKMMLKQAQDVAEHKYKGASEKYLKLAEELNKNGA
- a CDS encoding helix-turn-helix transcriptional regulator — translated: MYSKCTVFKTTNFIGKRWTLVILNELNKNPGVKRYSELKNSIIEITPKLLSLRLKELEKEGLISKQIDASNFPIKCEYKLTDSGKDFIRIIQDMKEWALKWGLRNKVCENTDCQKCTL